TCCACGCGCTGACCGCCGGTAATCTTGGTATACAGGTTGTAGCGCTGCGCAACCTGACCGATGGCGATCAGTCCCGCCGGCGTGATCTCGCCGGCCGGTACGCGCGGCACCACCGAATAGGTGCCGTCTTTCTGGATATTGGCGAAAAAGCGATCGTTGGTATCCTGCAACGGCAAATGTTGCGGTTTCAGCAGGTAGTCATTCCAGCAGGACGCCAGCATGGAACCCACCAGCGGTTTACAGACCTCGCAGCCCAACCCGTGTCCGTAACGTTCGATCAACTCATCGAAGGAACGAATTTGATGCACGCGGATCAGGTGGTACAGCTCCTGACGCGACCAGGGGAAGTGCTCGCAGATATCTTTTTTCACTTCAACGCCCAACTGCGTCAGCTCGTATTCCATCACCTGCTTGAGCAAGGGAACGCAGCCGCCGCAGCCGGTACCCGCTTTGGTGCAGGACTTGATCGCGCCCAGTTCGCTACAGCCGCCGGCCACCGCCGCTGAAACATCGCCTTTACTGACGTTATGACAGGAGCATATCTGCGCGCCGGCGGGCAAGGCCGCCACCCCCAGCCCTTTCGGCGCATCGCCGGAACGGGCCGGTAGAATGAGGCCTTCCGGATGAGCCGGCAGCGGCATGTCGTTGAGCATCATTTGCAGCAGCGTGCTGTAGTCCGCGCTGTCGCCGATCAGCACCGCGCCCAGCAGACGGTTGCCATCCGCGGAAACCACGATTTTTTTATAAACTTCGTTCGGACCATCCGTCCACTGATAGCTCTGGCAGCCGGCGCTGCGGCCGTGCGCATCGCCGATGGACGCCACCTCTACGCCCAGCAGTTTCAGCTTGGTGCTCATATCCGCGCCGGTGAACGGCGTATCGCGCTGCGCCAGCGTGTCAGCCACGCTGCGCGCCATCTGGTAGCCGGGCGCCACCAGGCCGAAGATCTGTCCGTTCCACAGCGCGCATTCGCCGATGGCGAAAATGGCGTCATCCGATGTCCGGCAGCGATCGTCAATCACGATGCCGCCGCGCGGGCCTCTCCCCAGACCGCAGCCGTCCGCCAGGTTATCGCGCGGGCGGATCCCGGCGGAAAACAGCACCAGATCGGTCTCCAGCACGCTGCCGTCGGCAAAACGGAGCCGGTGCAGCGCCTGCTCGCCGTCGACGATTTCACGCGTCTCTTTGCTGATGTGCACCCGCACGCCCAGCGCTTCGATCTTGCGCCGCAGCATCGCCGCCCCGCCGTCATCCAGCTGTACCGCCATCAGCCGCGGCGCGAACTCGACAACGTGCGTTTCCAGCCCCAGTTGGCGCAGCGCATTGGCCGCCTCCAGCCCAAGCAAACCGCCGCCGATCACCACGCCGGTTTTGGATTTTTTCGCCTGTTCGGCAATGGCGTCCAGATCGTCCAGCGTGCGATAAGCCAGACAGCCGGGGCGCGTATTGCCGGCAATCGGCGGCACGAACGCATAGGAGCCGGTCGCCAGAATCAGTTGGTCATAGGCAGTTTTGTTGCCCTGTTCATCACAGACGAATTTACGCTCGCGATCGATAGCGGTGATTTGACTGGCGCGGCGCAATTCAATGCCGCTGGCGGCAAAAAAGCCCGCTTTGACCAGCGACAGGGATTCCGCTGTGCGGCCGGAAAAATACTCGGAAAGATGGACGCGGTCGTAAGCCTCCCGGCTTTCTTCGCCAAACACTACGATGTGGTAACGCTGATGCAGATCGCGCTCGACCAATTGCTCAAGAAAATAGTGGCCGACCATGCCATGGCCGATAACCACCAAAACGGGCTTGTTCATCAGGTAAATCCTTACAGCCGCTGGCTGTGCATCAAAATCAGGGGAAGAGAAGCCGAAAAGCAATGGCACGGCGAATCCGCCAGACGGGTGTTCGCCATCTCATTGCCAATCACCGGCAGATGCGGTTTCATCATCTTTATCGTTTCCCGTCAGGCGGCTTTCGACTGTTTTTCATATAAGAAATGTAAAACCTGCTGGCGGCACTGGTGATAACGGGGATCGTCCGCCAGCGCCACGCGCGAACGCGGGCGTTCCAGCTCGACCGGCATGATCTCCCCGACCGTCGCCGCCGGGCCGTTGGTCATCATCAACACCCGATCCGACAGCAACACCGCTTCATCCACATCGTGGGTGATCAGTACGATGGTGGTGTGCAGCCGCTGCTGGATATCCATCACCGCATCCTGCAAATGAGCGCGGGTCAACGCATCCAACGCACCGAACGGCTCATCCATCAGCAGCACTTTCGGCTTTATCGCCAGCGCGCGGGCAATGCCTACCCGCTGTTTCATCCCGCCGGAGATCTCATTCGGACGTTTATTCGCCGCATGCGCCATATTCACCAGTTCCAAATTGTGGGTGATCCACTCGTGCATCTCGGCTTTACTCATCTGACCGCGAAACACCTGACGCACCGCCAGCGCCACATTTTCATACGTCGTCAGCCACGGCAGCAGCGAGTGGTTCTGAAACACCACGCCGCGCTCCGGTCCGGGGCCGTCGATTTCCCGGTTGTCGCACAGCAAGCCGCCGCCGCTCGGTAGGGTCAGACCGGCGATCAAATTGAGCAAGGTGGATTTGCCGCAGCCGGAATGGCCGATCAGGCTGATGGTTTCCCCGGTATGGATATCGAAGCTCACCTGGTCCAACGCCAGAAATTCGCCGCTGGCGGTATTGAAACGCTGGCTGACCTGCTGTACCTGAATAATCGGATTTGCGCGCATCGTCGGCTCCTTAGCGGTTGTCATAGTTGAAACGTTTGGCGATCAACATCAGGCTCTGCTCCAGCAGCAGGCCGATCACCCCAATCACCACGATGGCGATAATGATGTTTTCCACATTCAGGTTGTTCCATTCATTCCAGATCCAGAAACCGATGCCGATCCCGCCGGTCAGCATTTCCGCCGCCACAATCACCAGCCAGGCGATGCCGATGGACAACCGCACGCCGGTCAATATGTTCGGCAATACCGCCGGCAGCAAAATCTTGCGCATCACGGTGAATTCGGACAGCTTAAGCACACGCGCCACGTTCAGGTAATCCTGGGGAATCAGTCTTACCCCTTCGGCGGTATTAAGGATCATCGGCCAGATGGAGCAGATAAAAATGGTCCAGCTGGAAGCCGGCTCGGCGCGCTGAAATAGCAGCAGGCCGATAGGCAACCACGCCAGCGGGCTGACCGGGCGCAGCAGGGAAATGATCGGATTCAGCATATTGGCCACGAAGCTGAAGCGGCCAATCAGGAAGCCGGCGGGAATCCCGACCAGCGCCGCCAGTCCAAAACCGATGCCCACGCGCTGCAACGACGCCATCACGTTCCAGCCGATGCCCTGATCGTTCGGCCCGGCGATATAGAACGGATCGGCGAAAATATCTAACGCCGCCAGCCAGGTTGCCCACGGCGTTGGAAAGTTTTCACTGTTCAATGCCGCAACCTGCCAGATACAGAGCAATAGCCCCATCCCCAACAAGGCGGGGAAAATACGCTGGACCGTTTTACGTAAGAAAGGACGATATGGCCGTGCCGATGTGGCTGAGGAGACAGCCGCTTTTCCCGCCGCCGGTCTGGCCGGTAACGGCATAATTTCCGCGCTGTGCACGGCGCCGGGAATATTCTCCGGCGCGATGGGAATGACCTTGGCCTGGTTTTTCATCATTGCCTCACTTATTTCTTCACGCTAAAACTGTTGGCATACCCGGCCGGATCGCTGCCGTCCCAACGCAGGCCATCCATCAATACGCTGCTGCGCATATCGCTGTCCGGCAACGGAACATTGCCTACCGCCGCGGCGGCCTGCTTGTAGATATCAATCCGGTTGACCTGCCGGGCGACGGCCAGATAATCCGGATCTTCCGCCAGCATTCCCCAGCGTTTATGCTGGGTCAGAAACCACATGCCGTCTGACAGATAGGGATAGTTCACCGATCCGTCGTGGTAGAAGCGCATGGCGTGTTCGTCCTGCCAGCTTTTCCCCAGGCCGTTTTCATACTGGCCCAGCATCCGGCCGACGATGGTTTCTTCTTTGGTGTTGATATAGGCGCGCCCGGCTACCACGCCGGCGGTTTCACGGCGATTTTCGTCGGAGGCATCAATCCAGCGCGACGCCTCCAGTATGGCGGCGGTAAGGGCGCGGGCGCTGTTCGGGTTGGCGTTGACCCAGTCGGCGCGCGTGCCGAGCACTTTTTCCGGATGGTCGGGCCAGATATCCTGCGACGCGGCGGCGGTAAAACCGAGCTTGTCGCTGATGGCGCGCTGGTTCCACGGTTCGCCGACGCAATAGCCGACCATGTTGCCGATCTTCATGTTCATCACCATCTGCGGCGGCGGCACCACCACCGTGCGCACATCGTTGAGCGGATGAATGCCGGCAGAGGCCAGCCAGTAATAGAGCCACATGGCATGGGTGCCGGTGGGGAACGTTTGGGCAAAGGTGTAGGTGCCCGCCGGGCTGGCGGCGATATATTTTTGCAGCGCGGCCAGATCGGTTACGCCGGCGTCGCGCAGCTGGTTGGCCAGCGTAATGCCCTGTCCGTTCTGGTTGAGCGTCATGAGTGCGGCCATGTCGCTCTGCGGCCCGGATAGTCCCATTTGCAAGCCATATAACTGGCCGTACAGGATATGCGCGGCGTCCAGCTCGCCGGATACCAGCTTGTCGCGCACCGCCGCCCAACTGGCTTCCTTGCTGGGGATAATGGTAATACCGTATTTCTTGTCGAAGCCTTTTATTGCGGCCATCACCACCGATGCGCAGTCCGTCAGGGGAATGAAACCAACGCGGATTTCCTTTTTCTCCGGCGCATCAGAACCTGCGGCCCAGGCGCTGTTCATCAATCCCGGCAGCATAAAACCGCCGCCCAGCGCCACACTGCCCAGTAAAAACTGACGACGGGAAACCGTCATACCCTTGGTTTTGGAATCACTCATTCACGACACCTTTCAGCAGATAGCTCTTTCTGGCTGTAAAAAACAAAAACGGCGCCCATAAGCCTATGCAAAAAGATGCACGCTTATGGACGCCGTTATCCGGTTAACCTGTAGCAAACCGCCGTTGGCTTATTACAGGTTAATGATGTTTAGTAGTTACTGTCAGTTTCAAAGCAAGATGTGTGCCAGAAGTCACGTTTCAGATGAAATTACGCCGGGTACGTCAGAGCTCCCGCATTTGTCTATAAGAGGTACCCTGCGAAGTGAAGTTCGGGGCAAAGGCAAAGTTGGAACCAGAAAATATGTCAGCAATCTGCAAAAGATTATCATCCATTGCACCGTCGTTGAGCAAATCACGCACCTTTTGTGTGCATATCGTTCTTAAGGCGTATCCTGAAAAACGTCGGCCACCGCCAGCATCGCCGTGGCGATCTCAATCATCTTTTTATTTTGATTCATCGCCATTTTGCGCAGGGTTTTGTACGCCTCTTCTTCGCTTAAATTGCGATGCTGCATCAGCAGGCTTTTTGCCCGATCGATATGTTTTCTTTCATTCAGCGTCTCGCGCAGCGCCGCCAGTTCATGATCCAACGCCTGCAAACGGCGCGACTGCCGTTGCACCAATGAGAGCAACGAACGTCCAAGCTGGGGGCGGACGCCGTCGCTATTCAACCAGCCATGCGACGCGCTTTGCCCGCCCGCTTCACCCTTCGCGAGATCATGGCCGGCAATAAAGACCGAATAACCCGGATCGTCGTTTTGCGCCGGCGACACCAGACTTTCTATATCCGCCATTTGCTCGCTATTCGCCTGCTCGGCGGCGGCAATCCGATCGCGGCACAGCTGCATCAGCGTCAGCTCCAGGCTGTCTTCAAGCTGCTTCATTTCATCGATGCGCTGCGTGGAAATAGCAAACCAGCGCAGGCTGCCCTCGTCTTCCCGTGTTTCCGTGGTGCCGCGGGTGCAGGCAATACGGCGCAAACGTTCAAATTCGCTATCCGTCGTCATCTGTAACCAGCGTTGCCGGTTTTGCTCATCGGCGAATTCCGCAAACGTAGCAAAACACCGCTCCTGCCGCTCGATCAGATCCAGTAACTTTTGCTGCGTATCTTCATTGAAGACGCCTGAGGCAAAAGCCGCCGCACCGATCGCCCGCTCCTGTCCGGCAAACTCCTTGCCCTGCATAAAGCTGAACATAGCGATCAGCGCCCGCGAGATCACCGGCTCCGCCGCCGTATCGGAAACGTCGAACACCAGCGAGAGCAGGTTACGGATAATGTCATTAAAAAAGGTCATGGCCTGCGGCAGTTGCAGTAATTGCCGCCGAATTTGCTGACGTAGCGAAGGCAGCAGGCTTAGCGCATAGACCACGCTGGCGACGCGGCTGAACAAACGGCTGGCCTGCGGCAACTCGGCCGTCATGCTTTCCAACCGATCCAGATGCGCCATCAGCGGTTCCTGCGCCTGCGCCACTTCCAGTTCTCTGAGCCTTAACTCATCCCTGAACAGACGGCCGTCAGAGCAGAGAAACAGGTTGGATGTGCCGCGCTCGCGTTGCAGCATATGCACCAGTTGGCTGATCTTGCCCACCAGCTCGCCGCTTTGCAGCAAATAGCGCAGGCTATTCAACTCGCACTGACGCGAGGCAAGCAAGAAACGGATCGTTGTTGAAGGGTCTGCCACCATCGTTCTCACTCCCGAAACATCACTGGCGGAAAGATGCAATTAACACGCCAGTTACAAATGGCGCCGATCGTCTGATTTTTAATCAAAGCCACTTTTTACCGGACAATCCACGCGCTTAACGTCTAAAGAAAAGGCGTAATGTCGCCGGTACCTTCACGAACAATGCGCGGCGTAGATTCG
This window of the Brenneria goodwinii genome carries:
- the nirB gene encoding nitrite reductase large subunit NirB; the encoded protein is MNKPVLVVIGHGMVGHYFLEQLVERDLHQRYHIVVFGEESREAYDRVHLSEYFSGRTAESLSLVKAGFFAASGIELRRASQITAIDRERKFVCDEQGNKTAYDQLILATGSYAFVPPIAGNTRPGCLAYRTLDDLDAIAEQAKKSKTGVVIGGGLLGLEAANALRQLGLETHVVEFAPRLMAVQLDDGGAAMLRRKIEALGVRVHISKETREIVDGEQALHRLRFADGSVLETDLVLFSAGIRPRDNLADGCGLGRGPRGGIVIDDRCRTSDDAIFAIGECALWNGQIFGLVAPGYQMARSVADTLAQRDTPFTGADMSTKLKLLGVEVASIGDAHGRSAGCQSYQWTDGPNEVYKKIVVSADGNRLLGAVLIGDSADYSTLLQMMLNDMPLPAHPEGLILPARSGDAPKGLGVAALPAGAQICSCHNVSKGDVSAAVAGGCSELGAIKSCTKAGTGCGGCVPLLKQVMEYELTQLGVEVKKDICEHFPWSRQELYHLIRVHQIRSFDELIERYGHGLGCEVCKPLVGSMLASCWNDYLLKPQHLPLQDTNDRFFANIQKDGTYSVVPRVPAGEITPAGLIAIGQVAQRYNLYTKITGGQRVDLFGARLEQLPAIWRELIDAGFETGHAYGKSLRTVKSCVGSTWCRYGVQDSTALAITLEQRYKGLRSPHKIKMAVSGCTRECAEAQGKDIGVIATDKGWNLYVCGNGGMKPRHADLFASDLDGETLIRTIDRVLMFYIRTADRLQRTSTWLDNLEGGIDYLRQVILQDSLHIGEELDNEMQRVVESYQCEWKTTLESPDRLALFRAFLNSGSPDEAVVMVPERGQIRPAQAHEKPQIQAPLSLKAPAQEAEWIQIGALQEIPANVGMAARLGQQQIALFHLPASEQQVYALENHEPGSAANVLSRGLLGDVSGEPVVISPLYKKRFRLRDGVSPDDAALRVRAWPVRIVEGQVWVRRQPLRLPASTAIAQAS
- a CDS encoding ABC transporter ATP-binding protein, whose protein sequence is MRANPIIQVQQVSQRFNTASGEFLALDQVSFDIHTGETISLIGHSGCGKSTLLNLIAGLTLPSGGGLLCDNREIDGPGPERGVVFQNHSLLPWLTTYENVALAVRQVFRGQMSKAEMHEWITHNLELVNMAHAANKRPNEISGGMKQRVGIARALAIKPKVLLMDEPFGALDALTRAHLQDAVMDIQQRLHTTIVLITHDVDEAVLLSDRVLMMTNGPAATVGEIMPVELERPRSRVALADDPRYHQCRQQVLHFLYEKQSKAA
- the ntrB gene encoding nitrate ABC transporter permease; amino-acid sequence: MKNQAKVIPIAPENIPGAVHSAEIMPLPARPAAGKAAVSSATSARPYRPFLRKTVQRIFPALLGMGLLLCIWQVAALNSENFPTPWATWLAALDIFADPFYIAGPNDQGIGWNVMASLQRVGIGFGLAALVGIPAGFLIGRFSFVANMLNPIISLLRPVSPLAWLPIGLLLFQRAEPASSWTIFICSIWPMILNTAEGVRLIPQDYLNVARVLKLSEFTVMRKILLPAVLPNILTGVRLSIGIAWLVIVAAEMLTGGIGIGFWIWNEWNNLNVENIIIAIVVIGVIGLLLEQSLMLIAKRFNYDNR
- a CDS encoding CmpA/NrtA family ABC transporter substrate-binding protein, which produces MSDSKTKGMTVSRRQFLLGSVALGGGFMLPGLMNSAWAAGSDAPEKKEIRVGFIPLTDCASVVMAAIKGFDKKYGITIIPSKEASWAAVRDKLVSGELDAAHILYGQLYGLQMGLSGPQSDMAALMTLNQNGQGITLANQLRDAGVTDLAALQKYIAASPAGTYTFAQTFPTGTHAMWLYYWLASAGIHPLNDVRTVVVPPPQMVMNMKIGNMVGYCVGEPWNQRAISDKLGFTAAASQDIWPDHPEKVLGTRADWVNANPNSARALTAAILEASRWIDASDENRRETAGVVAGRAYINTKEETIVGRMLGQYENGLGKSWQDEHAMRFYHDGSVNYPYLSDGMWFLTQHKRWGMLAEDPDYLAVARQVNRIDIYKQAAAAVGNVPLPDSDMRSSVLMDGLRWDGSDPAGYANSFSVKK
- a CDS encoding nitrate regulatory protein produces the protein MVADPSTTIRFLLASRQCELNSLRYLLQSGELVGKISQLVHMLQRERGTSNLFLCSDGRLFRDELRLRELEVAQAQEPLMAHLDRLESMTAELPQASRLFSRVASVVYALSLLPSLRQQIRRQLLQLPQAMTFFNDIIRNLLSLVFDVSDTAAEPVISRALIAMFSFMQGKEFAGQERAIGAAAFASGVFNEDTQQKLLDLIERQERCFATFAEFADEQNRQRWLQMTTDSEFERLRRIACTRGTTETREDEGSLRWFAISTQRIDEMKQLEDSLELTLMQLCRDRIAAAEQANSEQMADIESLVSPAQNDDPGYSVFIAGHDLAKGEAGGQSASHGWLNSDGVRPQLGRSLLSLVQRQSRRLQALDHELAALRETLNERKHIDRAKSLLMQHRNLSEEEAYKTLRKMAMNQNKKMIEIATAMLAVADVFQDTP